Below is a genomic region from Aquila chrysaetos chrysaetos chromosome 13, bAquChr1.4, whole genome shotgun sequence.
CCCTCTCCATGCTCTCTTTGGGGGTTCCATTGCTCAGGTGGTAGAGCTGGGGCATGTGTGGCCCCATAATGCTTCCCTGCATCCCTTGGGGGGTGTCagtctggggctgctgggggtcTGGAGAGCCAAGTGAGAAGCTGACCCTGCTGCACAGGGTATGCCTGGGGAGAGCGGTGCCATGTTTGGCTTGGGCTGAGCCAGCCTGATGTGCTGGGTAGCGCAGGGGGTCTGGTGCCTGGGTTCTCATGtgctttctgtctctgcagcGGCTTCAGCATTGAGCTGGCGTCTGCCCTGACGGTGGTGATTGCCTCCAATGTTGGCCTCCCCATCAGCACAACCCACTGCAAGGTAGGTGGAGGTGGCAGGAGGGCGATGGTGCTGGCTCGGTACAAGCTCAGCTTCCCCCAAATCCTGGTGCTATTAAGGCTGAGCTATGTGGGAGGTTCCAAACAGGCTGCTGGCCAGCCTTcaggtcccagctctgccatttGCATCTCAATGTggggtggcagcagctgcccagggctggggggagtcCCCCGGGTGAGGGGGCACTCAAGGAGGTGATGGGAGAACAAAACCCCTTTGATGGACTCCAGGGCTCTGCCAAGCAGCCATGGGAACCCGAGTGCTGCACTGCCCTGTCCTCATCACTGCTCTGGGATGGCAGCTCCTcaccctgctctcccagcaTGGTGTCTGCTGGGTCCCCAAGGGCTGAAGCAAGACCCTTGGCCCCATGGCTGAGGCTTTCCCTGGGCACCCCTGGGCAAGGCTGTTGTGGGGTGGTGGGCACCCCATGGGTGCCCCGTCCTGCTGCAATGCTGAGCTGTGCCCTGGCTCCTTGGGCAGGTGGGCTCCGTGGTCTCGGTGGGCTGGCTGCGTTCCAGGAAGGCGGTGGACTGGCGCCTCTTCCGCAATATCTTCATGGCCTGGTTTGTCACTGTCCCCATCTCGGGTCTCATCAGTGCCGCCATCATGGCTGTCTTCAAGTACGCTGTCCTGAAGGTGTGAGGGCACTGGGGCTCGCGCTGctcctgcttccctgctgcCACCCTCCCCTCCAGGAGCCGGGGAGGCTTGTCCCACCGTGGGATGGGGGCTACCATCATCTCTGGGGCTTCCTCAGTTCTGCGTAGTGTTgtcactgaagtattttttttttttaatataaatgtctTGGCGCTAAGTTTCTAGAGGGGGGTGCAGTGCTGAGGCTGTGCCTGCCCTTGGTGTGACTCCCCTGCTGTGCTGTAGCTTTAGATTAGCAGTTATGGGAGgccacttttttttatttttaatgacttaatTAAAATCCCCTGGCAGTGATTCCTCTTTGAGTAAGGACTAGGGCTGGTCCTTGCCCCTGCTGGGAGGGcttgggggctgtggggcatCCCCCCATGGTGGGCTATGTGTGCTGCGTTCAGCTTTGCCTCCATCGCTGTAGTGGTGCGGACATCAGGCGCTGCCCAACCATCCTGCTCGGGGGTCCCTGGGGGCAGCCCCCTGGCCCACCCCTCACTGCTGCTACCTCGGACTCAATAAAGATTTCCTTCGTATGCCAGTGCTGATGCtgatgctggggctgggggggcgcTGCTGGGGTGGCCCTGGGCACTGTCCCCAGTCACATGCTGCCCCacagcctctgccctgccccTCCTTGGATCCACGCCCTGGGAGGGAGCCGGGACTGGGGCAGCTGATAAGAGCCCCACGTGTCCCCCAGTGTCATGGGACTGGCTGTAAACAGCTCTGGGCTTCACCCCAGCCCTGCATAGGGGGGTTATCAGGGCCCcacacctggggggggggggcagttccTAAGCCTGTTACCAGCCTGATTGCCCCCAACCCTGGGGCCGCAGCTGCACCTGCTGTCCCCtccatgtccccatccccagtgATGCTCCCTCCTGTTCCAGGGGGCCCAGCCCTGGTCAAGGCCAGGCAGGGGGGGACCCACGTCAGCGGGTTGGCACCAGGGTGTTGCAAGAGCTGTGGGTGATTGCAGTGGGACTGGTGCTGGCTGAGGCAGCTTGGACACCTGTGGGTCCCTGGGGGTGCTGAGCCCTGCCTGGGGTTGGAGGCATGAGGATGTGCGGACATGGGGGCTTGGGAACGTGCCCCATGGGGTTTGGGGTGTGCCTTGCGGAGCTGCGTGGGGATGTGACCCATGGGGACCGGGACATGGATGTGAGTCAATGGCATGCGGATGGGGACGAGTCCCGTGGGGATGGGAATGTGCCAGTCGGGCCCCATGGGGATGAGGACGTTTCCCCCGGGACTGGTCTATGTCCCGCGGGACGTGGGTGCCCCCTCCTGTACCCATCCCTCCAGTGTGAGGTGCTGGGGGTGGCCCCTGGTGccggacacccccccccccccccagtgccgcgcagcccccccccccctttccagCTCCCGCCCCTCtcggggggagcgggggggggccggggcgcccatcggggcggcggcggggccgggccttGACCCCGGTTAATGATTCGCTGCCGGTCGCTCCCCGCTGCCAGCGGCCCCGCCGCTGGGCAAACACCGGCCCCGGAGCtccaggccgggccgggccgggcgccgcGGCTGCTCCGGGCGCCGCGGCTGCTCCTGGCGCCGTCGGGGCCGGGGCCGTGGGAGGGCGCTtcctccggggggggggggcgcctTTTGGGGGTGCGTGAGAGAGGCATGCTCTATTTGGGGGTGTATGGAGGGGcgctgccccgggggggggtgcACGGCGGGGGGGACGGACTACCCCCCCATTTTGGGGTGCACATGGGGGGATGCTGCCCCATTTGGGGGCTCATTGACCCattttgcggggggggggcgcacgAGGAGGGGGAATCACCGCCCCATTTGGGGGGTCACCACCCCGGGGTGCCCCGGGTCCCGTCCCGGCTGTTGcacccggggtggggggggggggggggggggggcgggggccggtGCCGGGGGCCGGGTCGGGGCGGTCCCGCGGGGCCCCGTTAAAGCGGCGGCGGCTGGAGGCGGCGGCCGGAGGCGGCGGCGATGGGCAGCGAGGGGGAtcggggcccggcggcggccccgggcccgGGCGACCCGCGGGCGCTGCGGAGGGACTGCCAGCACCGgtggggccggggggcggccgggggggttggggggcaGGAGCGGGAGAGAGGGGGCTCGAGGGGGGGGCGATCGGGGGCAGCAGGACCTGGAGCTGCGGGGAGACGGCTGGTGGGGGTgggcaggtggggaggagggcatTTGTGGGGTGGCAGGACCCGAGGGAAGGATCCCAGGGGTGCAAGTACGGGGGAGGACccttgggggggtgggggagagggcaGAGGCCCTGACGGGACCCCCCATGTAgacaggctggggggggggggaaggccaAAACAGGGGGCTCATtatcccccctccctgccctgcactCCTCTCCCTCCGCCGGCTCCATTTCCAGCTCAAAAGCCCATTTTTCTGCTCCAATAACTCACTGTGGGGCCCCTGGGCCAGGGCGGGCACGgagcccccacagccccctggCCAGGaatgggggacatggggacaggtCCTCCTCCTCTGTGCCGCCCCCAGCCCTAGACAACCCCTCACCCCCatacctgccccccccccgcctggtCACCTCCAGGATCTTCGTCAACCGGAGCCTGGCGCTGGAGAAGATCAAGTGCTTCGGCTTTGACATGGACTACACCTTGGCCAGTGCGTTTTTGGCGCGGGGGGGGAGGCTGAGGCAGGGTGGGAGGGTGGCGGGAACCCCACCAGCCCATGCCCATGCCACGCTCCCTGTCTCCCTGCAGTGTACAAGTCCCCTGACTACGAGGAGCTGGCCTTCgtcctgctgctggagcacCTCGTCTCCATCGGGTACCCCCATGAGATCCTCGCCTACAAGTACGACCCCACCTTCCCCACGCGGTGAGTGCCGGCGGGTTTTGGGGGACacacaggggatggggggggctgTCAGTAGGAACCCCACCCGCTGATGGGGTGTGCGGCACAGGGGGCTGGTGTTCGATGCCCTGTACGGGAACCTGCTGAAGGTGGACTCCCACGGGAACCTGCTGGTCTGCGCCCACGGCTTCCGCTTCCTTAAGGGGTGAGTCTGGGAACCCCGGGGGGGGACAGACAGGGAGGGAACCCTCGATATGGGGTGCAGCTCCATGCTCCTTCCCCAGGGCCGAAATCCTCCACTATTACCCCAACAAGTTCATCCAGCGGGACGACATGAAGCGCTTCCACATCCTCAACACCCTCTTCAACCTCACGGGTGAGTGAGacttcctgcccccccccccccgccccaggccCCCCAACCCCATCGTGGGTTGCTGCCctccccctgtgccccccccgcATCCCCTCtcacagccccctccccggcagagGCCCACCTCTACGCCTGTCTCGTGGACTTcttcaccaactgctccagATACATCAAGTAAGAGGGAGATGGTGGGTGGGGGCTTGGACCTGGTGGGtcggggatggggggggggggtgcctcCCCTCAGCAGGGCAGCCCCTTCAACCCCCCTTTTTCCTGACTGTTGCAGCTGTGACACTGGCTACAAGCATGGAAACCTCTTCATGTCCTTCCGCAGCATGTTCCAGGATGTGCGCGAGGCCATGGACAGTGTCCACCTCTCGGTGGGTGCAgtgggcagggggctggcagAGTGGGGGGGGTTTGCTGGGGGGCATGCTGAGAGTACTGgggacaccccccacccccagggaGGTTTTGGCCAGACCATCCAtcccctctgcagggctgcttgaAGGAAAAGACACTGGAGAACCTGGAGAAATATGTAGTGAAGGACGTGAGTGTCTGTGGACCCCCCTCCCTGTGGACCTCTCCCCACCCTGGTCCCCTCAGCTGGGTCCCCgtggcccccccagcccctcccgcCCTGACTTTCCCCTCGCCAGCCCCGGGTGCCGCTGCTGCTGAGCCGCATGAAGGAGGTGGGGAAGGTCTTTCTGGCCACCAACAGCGACTATAACTACACCGACGTGAGTAGGGGGTGTCTGTGTCTGTCGTGCGTgtcccacccccccacccccggctcCAGCCTGCCCTGGGGGGGCCCTGGGTGGGGGCAGAGCGCAGGCAGGGGTctgccctccctggggacagtggtggagatgCCGGCTGTCCTTGCAGGCCATCATGTCCTATCTGTTTGACTTCAGCGATGGGCACAAGGTGAGTCTGCCCCCGGTGTGGGACGGGTGGGGGGTGCAGGGTGCCATTGGCATCCCCTCCCTGAATCCCTCCAACCTGACACCCAGCAGGCCGAGACCCCGCAGCGCCCCTGGCGATCCTATTTCGACCTCATCGTGGTGGACACCCGCAAGCCACTCTTCTTCGCCGAGGGCACTGTCCTGCGCCAAGTCAACACGGTGGGGACCCCTCCACTGCCATGGGGCCAGTGGGCACTGTCTGGGCACCACAAGGGCTCCCGCGGGCATGGGGGGGGTGGATTCGCAGTTGGGTGGGCACCGAGCAGGCACAGGTAACAGTACTCCCCGTCCTGGGGTCCTCTTGTCTCGTAGGATACGGGGAAGCTGCGCATTGGGACGTACACCGGTCCGCTCCAGCACTGCGCCGTCTACTCCGGCGGTGAGCGCCCAGCCAGGCTCCATGGGCAGCTCGGGGGAACATGCCCGCACCGTCACCCTGACTTCTGGCTGTCGCAGGCTCCTCGGATGTGGTGTGTGACCTGCTGGGCGTGAAGGGCAAAGACATCCTCTACATGGGGGACCACATCTTCGGGGACATCCTCAAGTCCAAGAAGCGTCAGGGCTGGCGTACCTTCCTGGTGGTGCCAGAGCTGGCCCGCGAGCTGCAGGTCTGGACGGAGAAGAGCGGTGAGCAGCGCCCGGCTAGGGACACAGCCAAGCCCAGCTAGGGGAGGTGGCTTGGAGCCTCCTGCCCCCGCTTCGATGGCAAAACCAGCCCCGGTGAGGTGTGCCCAGACACCCTGTGTCGGTTGTGCTGGGCAGCACTGGACATTGCCCGCACTGAGCTGGCCCCGTTACACTTGCAGAGCTGTTTGAGGAGCTGCGGAGCCTGGACCTTTTCCTGGCGGAGCTGTACGAGTGAGTGGGCActgggcaggcagggggcatgggagggggggggtgcaggCACACATGGGGGACCCTCCAGGCGAGCCCCCAGCCGGGTCTCTCCCACTCCAGGCACTTGGACAGTGGCAGCAGCGAGCGCCCGGACATCAGCTCCATCAAGCGTCGGATCCAGGTGATGCCTGGGGCACCATCCCAGTCGGCACAtggctcagccccccccccccccccggattTCCTCCTCGTCCGTGGAGGGGGGAGCACCGCAGGGGGTGTTGGGTGCCCTGACCACCCAACCCGCTGCATGCGCAGAAAGTCACGCACGAGATGGACATGTGCTACGGGAAGATGGGCAGCCTCTTCCGCTGCGGCTCACGCCAGACGCTCTTCGCCAACCAGCTGATGCGCTACGCAGACCTCTATGCCGCCTCCTTCATCAACTTCCTCTACTACCCTTTCAGCTACCTCTTCCGAGCACCCCCTGTCCTGGTAtgcagctcccagcccccccTGCTCACCcaccgtgcctcagtttccctccctgcctgggaTGGGGAGGCAGCTACAGGGATGTTGGAGGCGTTTGGTGGGCACCCAACCCCTTGGCTGGTTGGTGCTTGGCCCCTCTCTGCAAGCCTTCTCCCTGCCACAGATGGCACACGAGTCGACGGTGGAGCACGGCCGCCTGGACGCGGGGGAGGCAGGCACGGCCCTGGCACCCTGGCTGGCCCAGCACGGCCACCCTGGCCAGCAGGTGGGTGGCAGGGGACCGAGGAGCAGAAGGGCAGAGGAGTCCCAGCACCAGCAACCCAATGCCAGTGGGGTCCTGTGCCCACTGAGCCCCGCACCTCCTTCTCAGGTTGCTGGGGTACGCCGGGACTccagcggggaggaggaggatgatggAGAAGCCTGAGCCCACCCCAGCGCCGACGGCTGCTGAGCTGGCAGTAGCCAGCCCCCAGCAGGGCATTTGGTGGCCCCAGACCACTTGTGCTGCCAGCCTGAAGCCACCCGTGGTCAGCTACCACCTCCAGTGGCCACAGGACAGCTGGTGGCCCTGGCCCATACCCCATGTCACACCTCTCTCCGTGCAGCATTGCCCTTCTCCCGACTGTGccaggagctgggagaagggCCCCCCAGAGCCCACGGGCTGCCCGGTGCCCCCACTTTCACTCATGGGTCCCCTCACCAGCatcagctgcttctcccagccaGCTCGACGCCAGGCTGGGGCCGCCCAATGCCAGGGAGAGCCAGCAGCGCTGCTGCCGCGGGTATTGCTGGAAACCTGCTTTGCATGGATCGGTGGtcccagcagcccctgcccctccAGCTTCAGTGTCTGGCCCAGGCACCATGGCGCTGGCGCCTGGCTCCCAGTGGAGGTGTGTGGATGTTGCTCAAGCACAGAAGGGCTCTGGAGGcacctgctgctccctgggaaTCCCTTTTACTCGCTATTaccctcttctgttttctaccCGTTTCTATTTATAAAAGATGCTCAAACTCCTGGCACCGCGGAGGCATGAAATTGgctattttaaaggaaaactgctttGCCCCTGAgcctgggaggtgggggcaaAGGGCAATTCCCAAATcctcagccagcagctgggACAAGTGCAAGCCCCTGGGCGGAGGGTGGCAGCCCCAAGACACCCACCGCTCTGGCGGCACTGCCCTGCACACCAGAGGAGGGGGCCGGGCCTGCCACCCTCCCCAGACCCATGCCTGGAATTCCAGCTACTGCTCTAAGACTTCTTCCAGCATCGAGGTTTCTCAATAAAGATGCTGACCCAACGGTGGTGGTGGCTATGTCGGGAGGAGGCAAAAGGGTGGGATGAGGACTGGACCGCTGTTTGCTAGGGACAGGGAGGTGACGACAGggctcccctctgcccttcaTGGCAGCCGCACCGCTTTACTCCTCACAGCAGGGAAACCATCCCAATCCACAGCAACCGTCCCTGCGGCAgtacaccaccaccaccccgccacatcccccacccccccccacccaccccccccccccccccccaccccccccccccccccccccccccccccccccccccccaccccccccccccccccccccccgccatccaCCATCCCCCCAGCAATCCccccagcaggaaacgaaacttctccaggcagggagaaggggaaggaaaaaaaaacaactaaaccCTGGAGGgcgcaggttgaaatttgaattGGCCAATCGAGACCCGCCAGGTGCACCGAGGTTACCCTCCTGGCTAATAGGGATTAAATGCCCACAGGTGGGATTTGACAGGGCTATAAAGGGGGTCCCGACGGAGGACATGTTGGAGCCAGTCCTCCTTGGAGTGGTGGGTCTGCAGGTGGGGACTCCCCCTCTGGTCGGGGCACTACCCAGGGTAACTCCTCAGGGGAGAGAGCTCTCAGCTTTTGGGTGAGTGATATGTGCGTTttggagccatcactttaaatcttggggattcttaagtcggccgtgtagtattaattctctttacatcatcgagcctgtggttttataaaatgttaccggacttctaactaacttttactgaagaataaatctgagttttaacacctgttggatttggttatgCATGCATCTGTAACAGTCTTGTCACCAGCTGCCTTGTGCCACTGCTTGCTCTTGGTGCGAGGACAGCCCTTGAGGGAGGGGAAGCTGCTGTAGTGGCCCTGAGCGCACTAATGGGGCTCAGCTGCCCTCGCTGGCCTGTCGCAGACCCCCAGCCATGCCCAGGGGGCTggcagcctgccctgctgcatCCCCAGGACCTCTGCGCCCCTTGCGTGTGCCGCCTTCAGCCTCCTCGGGGCCTGTGCGGGAGCTGCTGTGGTCCCGCAGGTACCCCAGGCCCTGCAGCCCTTCGCCAGTCTGGCGTAGCTGGTGCTGCTACGAGAGACACGAGACATGGGGTCTGTGTGAGCCTCTCAGTGAGGAACATCCAGATGCTGTCCGGATAGGGTGCAACACAGCTCTGGAGCAAATCCCTCAGGACATTGCTTGCAAAACACCAGCAGGTGCCTGGAGCATTGCGGGGTCTGACTGACATCATCCTACAGCAGGAAAATCAGGGCATGCGTCACAGCAGAGGAGCCAAGGGCAGTCCCAGGGGACATAGCCCGTCTCCAACCCTGGACCTTGCACACTACTCACTAGGCCACGCTACATCTCTACTGCaagtttttatatatttaaaacagcGCTTATATATTTGAAACAGTGCTTATTATGTGCCACCGCTATATATTTACATCCGCGAGGCAACAGAAGTCAGCAGAGCATGTGCAAGGCAGCATGGGGAAGCAAGCAGCCTGCACCCCACCGGGAATCCCTCAGCAGCACTCTGCGGGATACAAACTCAAACCCTCCAGCTCCGTCACCTCTGGCAAAGCCTTGTTTTTCCGGAAGAAGAACTGAGTCTCCTCCTCAGCATCCAGGATTTCACTGAGAGATGACACCACGGGGTCATGGTCCTTCAGCATCTCTGGGTAGCGGCTCCCAGCCCACCCTATCCGCAGCGAGCGCCGCACTGGCGTCACGAGTTTCAGCTCCTGGCCTTCCAGTAACTCCTTTCCTCTGCGGAGAAGACAAGACCCTTTAGATAAATCCTGCAGAGGAAGCGTTGGCACAGAGGGTGCTTgctgccaggagcaggcagctcagCCTTACCTGGATGCAGATGTAACTTGTAACTTGATTGAGATGGGCAGGCTGGTCAGGGCCTTCCCCGTCATGCAGGGAGTTGCTAccatctgctgcctctcacTCGGGCAAGGCGTTGTAGGCTCCCAAGGAATGGGCTGCTCAGCCTTTTCCCCtgacaggagaagaaaagggcagCACTGTTGCAGAGAgcggcagctggggagggattACAACACTGCGGTGCTCCGGACGTGGACGAGGGCACCTTGCTACAGAGGCATGCTGGGCCGGGATtgtgcccagccctggcagaggAATCTTGCCCCATTTTCGAGATCAGGATTCCGGACTTTCACAACACTCGGTCTCCATCAAAGTCAACAGGGACACAGGGTGCTGGGACAGACTGCAAACCatgctgcttcccagcctgcagcagcagggaaccCCAGGCTGCCCGTGCTCTAGCCTGCCCCCACATTCACATTACCTTCTGATGTTTGGTCTGCAGCCTTCAAAATATCAAGGACAACTTCTCTGAGCTCCTGGAGTGGctacaggaaaagcaaaacgCGGGTCAAGGCAGGCCTCACTTGGGAACGGAGACTGGAGTTACAACTGAATAGGAGAAAGGGTTTTTGCTGCATCGCAACACCCTGTGCTGGAGACAGTGGCAAAAGGCTGCAGAATTTCCCTTCTCTAAGTGAGATCTGTCAGGACACAGGCACAGCTAAGCAGCCATCAACCCCGCGTGGGTAAATCCCACCAGATGCTGCAGTTACACTGCCCAgaacagcacagagctgctgtcacATTGCTTCCAGCTACAGCTCCGACACGGCGCAGAGTATGTGtcctccccccggccccgttCATGCCCGCACAGTGCTGCCTGCTTGGCTGATGAAAGCCGAAGGTGTTTCTATGGGACAAAACTGGCAGCTCAAAAGGCTTTTTCACTGCTGACTAGTGCTGCTAAAGTCATCCCAAAATCCAACCCCTCGATCTCGAGGaaacctgctgctgcagaggcgGGGAACGTGGGGAGCTACTGAAGAGAAGCATGCCTCACTCACCACAGCACCAGCGCAGACTGCTGCTTTGTACAACCCCATCACGTCAAAAGGGCCGCTCCGGGCGAGCAGTTTTGCTTTGCAGGTCCAGAACTTGGCAAATTTCTCTGCCTGGGGCACGTGGGACAGCACTGCAGAGATCTCCTCTGCCTGGACACCCTAGGAGAAGGGGGGCAAGGGCCAGAGGTGTGCACTGGGGGAGCTGTCAGTGCGTAACCACTCTCCCAGCACTCTCTAGGAAAGGGAGGGTCTGAGGAGTCTGGTTTTGCAAGTCTCCTGAGTGACCATGTACAGATAATAGCTTTACTGCCTCTATTTTCCCCTTGGTAAAATGAGTCTAGTATTTCAGAGGGATGTCAAGGGATAGACTCTTCAGTGCTCGCACTAACAGAGCCACTAAACCCCAGAGGTGATACTTCACAGCAGCTGTGAGGTCCACCAGGGACATACCTCGTGCTGGCTCAATCAGCCTGGGTTGCTGCCACAGAAATTTCTGCTGCAGACTGCACTGCCAGGTACCAGGAATGACACACACAAGCCCTGTGACCGGGTGTTGCTCTGTTTTCCCGTTAGTGCATCTTGCTGCATGCCTTTGGCCTATCTGTAACTCCACGAGGACTTTTAATTGTCCTACACGTGATGTTACCCCTCTGGCAACTGCAGCCAAGTGAGCAAGAATGCTTGCTCCAAACCCTTCTATGCTGCTCTGGGGATGTGGCTGTCCTCTCCTGAGATGCTCCAGGAGAAGAGGAGCCTGTTCAAGCATCTCCTTTCCCATTCCCACCTCCTCAATGAGCTTCAGGCACTCAGTTAATATGTTGTTGatcttctccaggcagggctgctctggtttcttttgctcctctttctccttgaCAGTTCTGCAGGACAGCTTCACTGGCTCTTTCTGAAGCAGCATCATAGGTGGCCGCTTGTATGTCTTGCCTTTGGATGCCAACCACTCCTGCAGCTGTTTCCTGTCAAAGGACCAGGGGATCACTGTTACCACCCCAGCAGACTGCCAGCACTCACCATGCTACTGTTTTCCCTTAGAATCTCCCTCTAGCCAACTTCAGCTGCTCAGGAAGAACCAGTTCATCTATCCTAAAAATGCATCTGAGCTCTaagctgggaaaggaaaaccCTCTCAAGTTTAAGCGTGCCTTGAAGATAAAACAGGACAGCGGCCGCATGCTCCCCTCCCACTTGCTGAAACAGTGGGAGAGGAACCCAGGGTACCACCAAATCTCATCCCCACCCTCCTCTTTTCTGGGGCATCAACCTCCAAACAGGCGTTCACTGATAAGAGGACTTCGGACCCTGTTTCCAACAGGTCAGTGCTGGTTCACCCAGTTAAACACTTTAAACTCTGCTGTCCCCTGGAGGCGAGGACAGAGTCGGCCAAAGCTGCTACTCACTTACGATCTGCAGCCGATGGGGTCTTGGCAACACGCCTAGCCTGCATTCCACTTGCCTTCGGCAGCTCTGGTTTAAGCCTCTCTCTCCTACTCCTAAAATCACTCTCCATTGCTTGAGTTTTGGAGCTGTGTGTGCTGCGAGGCTGGTTTTGGGGGACTGTCACTCGGGATGCTGCTGTGGGTCCAGGAGGCACCACCTTCACCTCCTTCCTATCCGCCTCCCCTTTAGCTGTGGGCTTTCGCCATTGCGTGGTGCCACCTGGTTTCAGGCTGGATTTCAGGGTTGTGATTCCCTGGGGCCTGCTGGAGGCCAGAGGCTTTGTGGGAGATCTtttcatttggggggggggtctgtggTAGTTAAGATTTCCCACTGGAAGTACGCCAAGTGGCTTTCCTATGGGTTGCCTTGCCGTATTCGTTTGTTTCTGGTTTGCACCTGGGTTTTTATGTAGCAAATTAGTAGAAGCAGTAAGTAACTGAGGGGGCTGCAAGGGCTGAGTTTTGATACTTGGTTTTTGAGATACACTCTTTGAGCCTGGCAGGGTTTTCCTGAATTTATCCTGAATCAGCTCTTCCT
It encodes:
- the LOC115349851 gene encoding cytosolic purine 5'-nucleotidase-like isoform X5; protein product: MEGRCPGGGCTAGGTDYPPILGCTWGDAAPFGGSLTHFAGGGRTRRGNHRPIWGVTTPGCPGSRPGCCTRGGGGGGGGAGAGAGGRVGAVPRGPVKAAAAGGGGRRRRRWAARGIGARRRPRARATRGRCGGTASTVYKSPDYEELAFVLLLEHLVSIGYPHEILAYKYDPTFPTRGLVFDALYGNLLKVDSHGNLLVCAHGFRFLKGAEILHYYPNKFIQRDDMKRFHILNTLFNLTAPSPAEAHLYACLVDFFTNCSRYINCDTGYKHGNLFMSFRSMFQDVREAMDSVHLSGCLKEKTLENLEKYVVKDPRVPLLLSRMKEVGKVFLATNSDYNYTDAIMSYLFDFSDGHKQAETPQRPWRSYFDLIVVDTRKPLFFAEGTVLRQVNTDTGKLRIGTYTGPLQHCAVYSGGSSDVVCDLLGVKGKDILYMGDHIFGDILKSKKRQGWRTFLVVPELARELQVWTEKSELFEELRSLDLFLAELYEHLDSGSSERPDISSIKRRIQKVTHEMDMCYGKMGSLFRCGSRQTLFANQLMRYADLYAASFINFLYYPFSYLFRAPPVLMAHESTVEHGRLDAGEAGTALAPWLAQHGHPGQQVAGVRRDSSGEEEDDGEA
- the LOC115349851 gene encoding cytosolic purine 5'-nucleotidase-like isoform X1; protein product: MEGRCPGGGCTAGGTDYPPILGCTWGDAAPFGGSLTHFAGGGRTRRGNHRPIWGVTTPGCPGSRPGCCTRGGGGGGGGAGAGAGGRVGAVPRGPVKAAAAGGGGRRRRRWAARGIGARRRPRARATRGRCGGTASTVYKSPDYEELAFVLLLEHLVSIGYPHEILAYKYDPTFPTRGLVFDALYGNLLKVDSHGNLLVCAHGFRFLKGAEILHYYPNKFIQRDDMKRFHILNTLFNLTAPSPAEAHLYACLVDFFTNCSRYINCDTGYKHGNLFMSFRSMFQDVREAMDSVHLSGCLKEKTLENLEKYVVKDPRVPLLLSRMKEVGKVFLATNSDYNYTDAIMSYLFDFSDGHKQAETPQRPWRSYFDLIVVDTRKPLFFAEGTVLRQVNTDTGKLRIGTYTGPLQHCAVYSGGSSDVVCDLLGVKGKDILYMGDHIFGDILKSKKRQGWRTFLVVPELARELQVWTEKSELFEELRSLDLFLAELYEHLDSGSSERPDISSIKRRIQKVTHEMDMCYGKMGSLFRCGSRQTLFANQLMRYADLYAASFINFLYYPFSYLFRAPPVLMAHESTVEHGRLDAGEAGTALAPWLAQHGHPGQQVGGRGPRSRRAEESQHQQPNASGVLCPLSPAPPSQVAGVRRDSSGEEEDDGEA
- the LOC115349851 gene encoding cytosolic purine 5'-nucleotidase-like isoform X2, giving the protein MEGRCPGGGCTAGGTDYPPILGCTWGDAAPFGGSLTHFAGGGRTRRGNHRPIWGVTTPGCPGSRPGCCTRGGGGGGGGAGAGAGGRVGAVPRGPVKAAAAGGGGRRRRRWAARGIGARRRPRARATRGRCGGTASTVYKSPDYEELAFVLLLEHLVSIGYPHEILAYKYDPTFPTRGLVFDALYGNLLKVDSHGNLLVCAHGFRFLKGAEILHYYPNKFIQRDDMKRFHILNTLFNLTAPSPAEAHLYACLVDFFTNCSRYINCDTGYKHGNLFMSFRSMFQDVREAMDSVHLSGCLKEKTLENLEKYVVKDPRVPLLLSRMKEVGKVFLATNSDYNYTDAIMSYLFDFSDGHKAETPQRPWRSYFDLIVVDTRKPLFFAEGTVLRQVNTDTGKLRIGTYTGPLQHCAVYSGGSSDVVCDLLGVKGKDILYMGDHIFGDILKSKKRQGWRTFLVVPELARELQVWTEKSELFEELRSLDLFLAELYEHLDSGSSERPDISSIKRRIQKVTHEMDMCYGKMGSLFRCGSRQTLFANQLMRYADLYAASFINFLYYPFSYLFRAPPVLMAHESTVEHGRLDAGEAGTALAPWLAQHGHPGQQVGGRGPRSRRAEESQHQQPNASGVLCPLSPAPPSQVAGVRRDSSGEEEDDGEA
- the LOC115349851 gene encoding cytosolic purine 5'-nucleotidase-like isoform X6; amino-acid sequence: MEGRCPGGGCTAGGTDYPPILGCTWGDAAPFGGSLTHFAGGGRTRRGNHRPIWGVTTPGCPGSRPGCCTRGGGGGGGGAGAGAGGRVGAVPRGPVKAAAAGGGGRRRRRWAARGIGARRRPRARATRGRCGGTASTVYKSPDYEELAFVLLLEHLVSIGYPHEILAYKYDPTFPTRGLVFDALYGNLLKVDSHGNLLVCAHGFRFLKGAEILHYYPNKFIQRDDMKRFHILNTLFNLTAPSPAEAHLYACLVDFFTNCSRYINCDTGYKHGNLFMSFRSMFQDVREAMDSVHLSGCLKEKTLENLEKYVVKDPRVPLLLSRMKEVGKVFLATNSDYNYTDAIMSYLFDFSDGHKAETPQRPWRSYFDLIVVDTRKPLFFAEGTVLRQVNTDTGKLRIGTYTGPLQHCAVYSGGSSDVVCDLLGVKGKDILYMGDHIFGDILKSKKRQGWRTFLVVPELARELQVWTEKSELFEELRSLDLFLAELYEHLDSGSSERPDISSIKRRIQKVTHEMDMCYGKMGSLFRCGSRQTLFANQLMRYADLYAASFINFLYYPFSYLFRAPPVLMAHESTVEHGRLDAGEAGTALAPWLAQHGHPGQQVAGVRRDSSGEEEDDGEA